In Bacillus sp. FJAT-45037, the following are encoded in one genomic region:
- a CDS encoding metallophosphoesterase family protein, with the protein MKLLVMSDSHGWSEEVKSVVERHQHETKAIIHCGDSELTKDAAALKGVKTVKGNCDFGSDFPEDILEVYENVRVYATHGHLYNVKMTSTPLSYRAEEVGADIVCFGHSHMATSFMEQGSIFINPGSLRLPRSPKEQTYVLCDVTDTEIDVRFYERETGKEITELAKTYQRAL; encoded by the coding sequence TTGAAACTTCTTGTGATGAGTGACAGTCATGGATGGAGTGAAGAGGTTAAAAGTGTTGTGGAGCGCCATCAACATGAAACAAAAGCGATCATTCATTGTGGAGACTCTGAATTGACAAAAGACGCAGCGGCATTAAAGGGTGTGAAGACGGTGAAGGGAAACTGCGACTTTGGTTCTGACTTCCCAGAAGATATTCTAGAGGTGTATGAAAACGTACGAGTCTACGCGACACATGGGCATCTCTATAACGTGAAAATGACGTCTACGCCACTAAGCTACCGTGCAGAAGAAGTAGGGGCTGATATTGTTTGTTTCGGTCACTCCCATATGGCGACGAGCTTTATGGAACAAGGTAGCATTTTTATTAATCCAGGAAGTCTACGCTTGCCAAGAAGCCCCAAAGAACAGACCTATGTTCTTTGTGATGTGACAGACACGGAGATTGATGTACGTTTTTATGAAAGAGAGACAGGTAAAGAGATCACTGAGCTTGCTAAAACGTATCAAAGAGCATTATAA
- a CDS encoding XTP/dITP diphosphatase has translation MTKSIIIASKNKGKVREFEQMFESRGYIVKSLLDYDEIPDIAETGVTFEENAKIKAETLANILNEMVIADDSGLVVDALDGRPGVYSARYAGEDKSDQANLKKVLEEMIDVPAEDRTARFVCMIAVAEPNQKTFSVQGACEGVITREPVGKNGFGYDPIMHIPSYNKTMAELNSTEKNKISHRARALEALMKIWS, from the coding sequence ATGACGAAATCAATCATCATTGCATCAAAAAATAAAGGAAAAGTTCGTGAATTTGAGCAAATGTTTGAGAGTCGAGGATATATTGTTAAATCTTTGCTTGATTATGACGAGATCCCAGACATTGCAGAAACAGGAGTAACCTTTGAAGAAAATGCAAAAATCAAAGCGGAAACATTAGCAAATATTTTAAACGAGATGGTTATTGCAGATGATTCTGGTTTAGTGGTTGATGCGTTAGATGGAAGACCGGGTGTCTACTCAGCTCGTTATGCAGGAGAAGATAAGAGTGATCAGGCGAATCTCAAGAAGGTACTAGAAGAGATGATAGATGTTCCAGCAGAAGACAGGACCGCTCGTTTTGTATGCATGATTGCTGTTGCTGAACCTAATCAAAAAACATTTAGTGTACAGGGTGCATGTGAAGGTGTTATCACTCGTGAGCCTGTAGGGAAAAATGGCTTTGGTTACGATCCTATCATGCATATCCCATCTTACAACAAAACGATGGCTGAGCTTAATTCAACGGAAAAAAATAAAATTAGCCATAGAGCTCGTGCTTTAGAAGCATTAATGAAAATATGGTCCTAG